A region of the Hyperolius riggenbachi isolate aHypRig1 chromosome 9, aHypRig1.pri, whole genome shotgun sequence genome:
TTGTGGTAAACCGCCTATACGAAGGAGAGGAACCTGGTACAACTTAGACATCTAACTACAAGACATACAGCTGTATCTCCATAAGGGATCAGTCAGGAGACCAGCTCATGGAGACATCTACTTTCTGCTTGTGGCTTTAAATCTCCAGAGTAATACATGGCACTATTATAGACTTAGTGTAATTATATAAATGGATTCAAAGAAACCTTTTATTTTCTGTCCTGTGGTCTTAAGCATTTAAATTGGTCCTTTAGTTGTTTCTCCAGGAGACCAATTAAAATTATTGACACGCTCATACAGATGTCTTGTTAATCTTCATAAAatgatttcaaatgtagctgacaTATGTTAGAGATGTTAGGTGGATAATAGCTCTTTCACAATCCTAATTTTCCCAGCTTTCCCACCACTGCTACACATGCCTAATGGAGATGTTTAGTTGCAGCAATTCCTTTGTTCTACTCTAATGTCTTTCTCAACAAGGACAACGGTTTACTGCAATGTCTTTAATAAActgaaacacatacagggtgactCTAAGTGTTTGTATAAATGCACTGTTACCCCACAAACTATATACGGCACGGCACCATTAACTACACAAGGCATAATTAAGTTTAAACTGTTCAAATATTTAAAGCCCTGAATGCAGAAACATTGGGATACTGGgcgaaatgtaaataaaaacaggaTGTGGTGATTTGCAAATCATTTAAACCCTACAGTATATATTTAACATAAAATACTGCCAATTCTGAATTTCACGTCAGCAACACATTTTAAACAAGTGATTACAGATAAAGATAGACTGGAAAATCAGTaaacaggagagtggtcaggaaagccagagatcataacgggAAACAGTAtctctcaatcctagtcttaggtgtgaggtccttggtctcaacacctgggaaccagTCTAGTATAACAATAGCGaaatagcaatctcctagtctttggtgtgaggtccttggtcttaacacctgggaactagtctagtagATAACAGTAGCAaaacagcaatctcctagtcttaggtgtgaggtccttggtctcaacacctgggaactagtctatacatacacaatacaataatacaatacaagttatcagcggaatctgactaagtgtgaattcccagctccggctggttctaacacactgagcactcagacctcagtcagatcttacacacgtatgtattcgcaacggcagacaacttgcaactaacaggcaagtcctatatatacctacagcgctccgcagcgccaccccagccactcagccaacccGGAGcctagctgggatcagctgattggcaagatcagctgattccccttctgctagcataaaggtcctgtcgcctggcgcgcgcgtagctctccatctgtgtgcactagaaggccctggCGAACCAGTGAAATGttgctgcgcgccagaggccgccggctggaacgcggagatagccgccctgcctCTTGCCCACGCGGCGGTATCTCTGCTATTCATTACAATCACATTTGTAAAAAGAAGATTCTTTGGGCTATATGTGTTATCCTCCATTCTAACATCAACACACACAGCCtatcatgttttgtttttttgcaactgttgtggataagaaaaaaaaatgtatttttgttacTAGTGGCGTAACTAAAGAgattggggccccaagcactctattgatgtcGATTGCCAAAACCTACcacggacagctgcagtgtcagagaggggtAATTAGAGTAAGAAACGTTGCTGGTAAAGGAAGATGCCGGTAAACACCCTGATCTACAGCATGAATGGTTTATCTTTCAAGTCAATAATGTTACAGAAGactcagggccatatgcaattccccttttctcctgagttttctcctaggtgagattatCACAACTTGTCATACAATGCTTTTTAagtcatcagcaagcaagaaaatactcaaaataattttgatagtacttttcactaactttttggtacattttcaattgtaaaatgctgaaaagttagtttaaagagaaagtaaaaattatctcctaggagataactcaagtgaaaaatgtaattgcatatgggcctcagaaTGGTACCATTAACAGTCGTGCCATTTTTCTGACAAACTCAGGATAGGATCCACCAAAGCCTCAGAATACTTCCAGAATCCAATGTGAGAGCTTTCAGTGGTGGCTCtagcttcagttttttttttgggggggtgggggggaggggggcatgatggctggctggtggggcccatttgggtgatcttcGTAGCAAGGTCAATCTGAAATAAACATTTGAATTAGATCTGTTTATATTTGTGGGATTTGGAGCCTAGATCCATTTCACAGCTTGGTTGCCTTAGAAAATTAATGTCAgtagagattttttttatttcaatatagGGGTTCCAGGTCTTGGATGTTTTAGTGCATTGAAAAAGTCACTTGAGTATTTCATAGGTTCCTCTTCAGTTACAGTAATGATTGTAATAAAGTATTCTTGGTGTATTAGAAGATTTAAGAATGACAAATTATTTGTTTGCAGATTCATTTGTTGTGGCTAAGATTTACCTTTCATGGAGCCAGCATTAACTGGAAAATCTGCTTTTGTTTCTCCTAGAATGATCCGTTTGGTTTATGCAGTGGGACCAATGTTCCTCCTATTTGGGCTACTAATACCCCACATTGAAGGGAATAAAAAGGTTCGTGGATCTCAAGGTGCTATTCCCCCACCTGACAAGGGACAGCCCAATGACTCTGAACAAAGCCTCACACATCCAGGTGGTCGAAACAGAGGAAAAGGTAAAGGCCAAGCTCTAATAGCTGAAGAAGTGCTGGAGTCCAGCCAGGAAGCTCTGCATGTTACTGAGCGGAAGTATTTGAAGAGGGACTGGTGCAAGACACAACCACTTAAGCAGACCATTCATGAGGAGGGTTGTAACAAACGTACGATCCTCAACCGCTTCTGCTACGGGCAATGTAATTCTTTCTACATTCCAAGACACATTCGCCGGGAAGAGGGTTCCTTCCAGTCCTGCTCTTTTTGTAAGCCTAAAAAGTTCACCAGTATGGTGGTTACACTCAACTGTCCAGAATTACAGCCACCCATAAAGAAGAAAAGAATTACACGTGTCAAGCAGTGTCGCTGTATCTCCATAGACCTGGACTAATAGGACCTGATTTCTCCAAAGTATGGGACATACTGACTGTGATGAAGCTACTTGACTGCCTTGCAGCTATGTAGGACTAGTTATGTTTATCAGACTATGGATGTCTGCAAAGACAGTTGGTGTCCACTCAACCTGCCCAAGAGGCTCTACTAAAGATTATTTGAAGTCCTGTTCTTGCTACAGGCACTGAACTACAAGCCCCCAATAAGCACAAAGTGCACCCCTTACTTGGAGTATACAGAGCCCATTAGTGCAAATATCCATGTATACattgtgtatatattatttattcacACTTACATGTTTGTGATGCACACAAGAGGGCCAATGGGATTGGACGCTTTATCTGACAAAGTTAGTTTTTGGACCTATCTGTGTGGGTAAACCAGTGACTTTTGACAAACTGCACCATATATTGAAGCATAAGTGCATCAAGTGTAATAAAATTTGGTATTACTGGTTCTTCAAAGAAAGTATATTTTCtgcataacaatgaacaaaaaccaTTGGAGTACACATGGGCAACATTGCATACTTTTACAGctgcaaacaaattttttttatatacatacaaacatacggtacacacacacacacacacacacacacacacacacacacacacacacacacacacacacacacacacacacacacacacacacactaagatTTCACCAAGCTTATGATTTGTTGCATGATTCTTATACGCCTCTCAAATTTATCATGAAATACTAAAAAGGATTTGGTGTAATTATAACAGCCCATTTCAGACATGTAGTTTTGTTATTTGAGGTACCCAACTTTTCCCTTTTGCATTAAAAAGAAgggacttagggcccttttccaccagcaatcacaatcgctgaaCGGCAGCGATTGTAATTTTTCATTTAGTTAAGTGATTGCAATTTTACATACTATCGCTCTcagaatcgctccagaaagcgattgcgcttTGAAAAAACTCAAATCGTGGTTGTGGAAAATACCTATCGCAATTCCTTtgttaaagtagcaaccctagcgatttaaaacttggtagcattttgcgattttgcttAATCGCAGTGCAGTAGAAAAGAGCCCTATTATATATAAATTTGCTCTGCTTTAGATGTTGCATCGAGAAAGAAATTAAAATGATTTTAGTGGTTCTAGAGCAGATCTGGCCTtatgccatgttcacagtggtgcagtgtAATAACCACTTTGTAAAATggattactgcactgcaatgtaccacctatgcaatgttcatgaagtagttaaggggaacctgaactgagtgggatatggaggctgccatatgtatttccttttaaacaatacacattgcctggctttcctgctgatcctctttccTCTAATGCATAgacccaggaacaagcatgcagatcagatgtttgacacaaatctgacaagattagctgcatgcttgtttcatgtgtgtgattcaaacactactgcagccaaagagatcagcaggatagccaggcagctggtattgtttaaaaggaaataaatataccagcctccatatccctctcaattcaggttccctttaaacaagcacgtgtgtatatatatatatatatatatatgtatatatatatatatatatgtatatatatatatatatatgtgtgtatatatatatatatatatatatatatatatatatatatgtatatgtatatgtatatgtatatatatatgtatgtatatatatatgtatatatgtatgtatatatatatgtatatatgtatgtatatatatatatatatatgtatatgtatatatatatgtatgtatatatatatgtatatatgtatatatatatatatatatgtgtatatatatatgtatgtatatatatatgtatatatatatatatatatatatgtatatatatatatgtatgtatatatatatgtatatatatatatatatatatgtatgtatatatatatgtatatatatatatatatatatatgtatatatatatatgtatgtatatatatatgtatatatatatatatatatatgtatatatatatgtatatatatatgtatatatatatgtatgtatatatatatgtatatatatatatatgtatgtatatatatatatatgtatgtatatatatatgtatgtatatatatatgtatatatgtatatatatatatatatatatatatatatatatatatgtatatatatatatatatatatatatatatatatatatatgtatatatatatatatatgtatatatgtatatatatatatatatatatgtatatatatatatgtgtatatatatatgtatgtgtatatatatatatgtatgtatatatatatgtatatatatatatatatgtatatatgtatatatatatgtatatatgtatatatatatgtatatatatatatatgtatatatatatgtatatatatatatatatgtatatatatatatatgtatatatatatatatgtgtatatatatatatgtgtatatatatatatatgtatatatatatatatatgatatatatatatatatatatatatatatatatatatatatatatatatatatgtatatgtatatgtatatatatatatatatatatatatatatatatatgtatatatatgtatatgtatatatatgtatatatatatatatatatatatatatatatgtatgtatatatatgtatgtatatgtatatatgtatatatatgtatatatgtatatgtatatatgtatatgtatatatgtatatgtatatatgtatatatatatatatatatatatatatatgtatatgtatatatgtatatatgtatatatatatatgtatatatatatatgtatatatatatatatatatgtatatatatgtatatatatatatgtatatatgtatgtatgtatgtatatatgtatgtatatatgtatatatatatgtatatatgtatatatatatgtatatatatatgtatatatatatgtatatatgtatatatatatgtatatatgtatgtatatatatatgtatatatgtatgtatatatatgtatatatgtatgtatatatgtatatatgtatgtatatatgtatgtatatatgtatatatgtatatatgtatatatgtatatatgtatgtatgtatatatgtatatatatatgtatatatgtatatatgtatatatatatatgtatatatatatgtatatatatatgtatatatgtatatatatatatgtatatatgtatatatatatgtatatatgtatatatatatatgtatatatgtatatatatatatgtatatatatatatgtatatatatatatatatgtatatatatatatatgtatatatatattatatatatatatatatatatgtatatatatatatatgtatatatatatatatgtatatatatatatatatatatatatatatatatatatgtatgtatatatatatatatatatatatatgtatatatatatatatatatatatatatatatatatatatatatatatatatatgtatatatatatatatgtatatatatatatatatatatatatatatatatgtat
Encoded here:
- the GREM1 gene encoding gremlin-1; translated protein: MIRLVYAVGPMFLLFGLLIPHIEGNKKVRGSQGAIPPPDKGQPNDSEQSLTHPGGRNRGKGKGQALIAEEVLESSQEALHVTERKYLKRDWCKTQPLKQTIHEEGCNKRTILNRFCYGQCNSFYIPRHIRREEGSFQSCSFCKPKKFTSMVVTLNCPELQPPIKKKRITRVKQCRCISIDLD